The window TCGGGGTGCGCCGAGGGGAACGAGGAGAACTCCAGGTAGTACGGCAGCGGCGGGCGCTCGGTGCGCTGCATCCCCTTGGTGGCGGCGCTGACCGCCAGGTGCATGTAGGTGAACGGGATCAGCTCGGGCGGTCCGACGTGACGCATCGCCAATCCTGTTGAAGCGGGAACGACTTGGACACCCATCCCGTCCCGGGTCTGCGGGTCGAAGCGGTCCGAGACCGGGACGCAGATGTCGTGCCGGGTCCGGGCGCCGATGAAGAAGTCCGGGTCGTCGTAGGAGACGCCCAACGCCTTGGAGCGGGCCGGGCAGTGGCCGTGGGTGGTGAGCCAGCCGCGCAGCCGCTCCCAGGCGGTGTCGGCGCTGTCGATCGGTCCGAGGTGGGAGTAGAACGCGACCCGGCGCTGCGGGATCGCGGCCGGCCGGATGTCCGAACCGGCCGCACCGGCGGTCGGCCAG of the Kitasatospora sp. NBC_01246 genome contains:
- a CDS encoding AraC family transcriptional regulator is translated as MKIDTLSSHDERLRRAIPHIVAQVRDGEAAVSLEELAMATNTSPDYLRRVFRHQVGEPIHRYVRRLRLSLAAYRLVYGDRTIIDIAVSAGYNSHAAFTRAFRSAYGICPTDLRTNPQNTAWPTAGAAGSDIRPAAIPQRRVAFYSHLGPIDSADTAWERLRGWLTTHGHCPARSKALGVSYDDPDFFIGARTRHDICVPVSDRFDPQTRDGMGVQVVPASTGLAMRHVGPPELIPFTYMHLAVSAATKGMQRTERPPLPYYLEFSSFPSAHPERQVAVDVYLMPHTRRN